Proteins encoded by one window of Methanothermobacter sp. K4:
- a CDS encoding bifunctional precorrin-2 dehydrogenase/sirohydrochlorin ferrochelatase, with product MSLTPLYIDMVGKRVLVVGSGEVGRRRAMRFIEAGAEVAVLGQELEGAVSITPEKLGEWIEKADLIVAASPDRSLNERVTELAGGKLLNRADDPSRGNVVVPSTFKIADVSISLFTGKKSPLMAKYLRRRIQEVIKPEDILMIEVQDVSRRMLMEQVPDHRERRRILYEISEDKMVQEKLEAGDLEGAIRRARDIIMDRGASGDS from the coding sequence ATGTCCCTCACACCCCTCTACATTGACATGGTAGGTAAGAGGGTACTCGTGGTGGGTTCAGGGGAAGTTGGAAGAAGAAGGGCGATGAGATTCATTGAGGCCGGCGCAGAGGTGGCGGTTCTTGGACAGGAACTTGAAGGTGCTGTTTCGATCACCCCGGAAAAACTCGGGGAGTGGATTGAGAAGGCAGACCTCATAGTTGCTGCAAGTCCGGATAGAAGCCTCAATGAAAGGGTAACTGAACTTGCAGGGGGTAAACTCCTTAACCGGGCAGATGACCCGTCAAGGGGTAACGTGGTTGTCCCGTCGACATTCAAAATAGCGGATGTTTCAATCTCATTATTCACCGGGAAAAAGAGTCCGCTGATGGCTAAATACCTCCGCAGGAGGATCCAGGAGGTTATAAAACCAGAGGATATACTCATGATTGAGGTTCAGGATGTATCCCGCCGGATGCTCATGGAACAGGTCCCTGATCACAGAGAGAGGCGCAGAATTCTCTATGAGATCTCAGAGGATAAAATGGTACAGGAAAAACTTGAAGCTGGCGACCTGGAGGGTGCCATAAGAAGGGCGCGGGACATAATCATGGATAGGGGGGCTTCAGGTGATTCTTAA
- the hemA gene encoding glutamyl-tRNA reductase — MILNIRLDHKTSDVKTMETASGRIEEIVGELEAIGAVTEKVPLMTCNRVEYYLHITGVPSEFDFNGFTVEKDEDALLHLLRLASGLESMIIGEDQILGQIKAARLQALREGTCGPLLDMVFTKAVHVGQTVRRKTKINRGSVSIGSAAVDLAESIHGDLKCKKVLVIGAGKMGTLVARALAEKHLKAIMVANRTYERAYQLACELGGDAIHFDRLNRALRDADVVISATGSPHYILTRERVMEAVPPDRRSSIVMVDIANPRDIEESVRELGVRLFTIDDLRGVAEENRKRREAEAREAEEIVRAELELLLSAMKHREVEPLLAEIRGRMESLLQREAGKAIKKIQNSGDPERVVEGLTRSIVDKIFHDIALKIRDAAERDDKEFLRMCSELFGCE; from the coding sequence GTGATTCTTAACATAAGGCTTGACCACAAGACCTCTGATGTGAAGACAATGGAGACAGCCTCAGGCAGGATAGAGGAGATTGTGGGTGAGCTTGAAGCCATTGGAGCTGTGACCGAGAAGGTGCCCCTCATGACCTGTAACAGGGTGGAGTACTACCTTCACATCACAGGGGTCCCATCTGAATTTGATTTTAATGGATTTACAGTTGAAAAAGATGAGGATGCCCTTCTGCACCTTCTGAGACTGGCTTCAGGCCTTGAGTCCATGATAATCGGGGAGGACCAGATACTTGGACAGATAAAGGCTGCAAGGCTCCAGGCCCTCCGCGAGGGCACCTGCGGACCCCTCCTTGATATGGTGTTCACCAAGGCGGTCCATGTGGGTCAGACCGTGAGGCGGAAGACGAAGATAAACAGGGGTTCCGTCTCAATAGGGTCAGCGGCCGTTGATCTTGCAGAGTCAATACATGGTGATCTCAAATGCAAGAAGGTCCTTGTTATAGGGGCCGGTAAAATGGGGACACTGGTTGCGCGCGCCCTCGCCGAAAAGCACCTAAAGGCAATAATGGTTGCAAACAGGACATATGAGAGGGCCTACCAGCTTGCATGCGAACTCGGTGGTGATGCAATACATTTCGACAGACTCAACAGGGCCCTAAGGGATGCAGATGTTGTTATAAGTGCCACAGGCTCACCCCACTACATACTCACCCGTGAGCGTGTCATGGAGGCAGTGCCCCCTGATAGGAGGTCCAGCATTGTGATGGTGGACATAGCCAACCCCAGGGATATAGAGGAATCAGTGAGGGAACTTGGAGTCAGGCTATTCACAATCGATGACCTCAGGGGGGTGGCTGAGGAGAACCGGAAAAGGAGGGAGGCGGAGGCAAGGGAGGCCGAGGAGATAGTGAGGGCTGAACTTGAACTCCTCCTGAGTGCCATGAAGCACAGGGAGGTGGAGCCACTTCTGGCTGAAATAAGGGGGCGTATGGAGTCCCTCCTGCAGAGGGAGGCAGGTAAGGCGATTAAGAAAATTCAAAACAGCGGGGACCCTGAGAGGGTTGTTGAGGGTCTTACAAGGTCAATAGTTGATAAAATATTCCATGATATCGCTCTGAAAATCAGGGATGCTGCAGAGAGGGATGATAAAGAGTTCCTGAGGATGTGTTCTGAGCTCTTTGGTTGTGAGTGA
- a CDS encoding AAA family ATPase: MKFNNIVYDPQLSDKKFPVKASDPEREAKLVVLQPVGYPFVCNLMESPRIDAVNKELFEIYARDQWEGFSATEGSYLFDQKLLPDYAFKIIRAHPDGSKITRNTSIILLENEREEFHEVKSDITMDDVIGQEDAKIKCRIIMRYLEDPDRFRDWAPRNVLFHGSPGTGKTMLAKSLANELRVPLYLIKATGLIGEHVGDGARQIHELYELASKTAPSVIFIDEMDAIGLDRRFQSLRGDVSEVVNALLTEMDGINQNWGVVTIGATNNPELLDNAIRSRFEEEIEFKLPGDDERRMMLEKYIETMPLDVDFSLDKLVKLTKGMSGRDIKERVLKTALHRALADDSPRVEREHIEYALKERGLKGEPRHMFA, from the coding sequence GTGAAATTCAATAACATAGTCTATGACCCCCAGCTATCAGATAAAAAATTTCCTGTGAAGGCCTCTGACCCTGAAAGGGAGGCAAAACTTGTTGTTCTCCAGCCGGTTGGATACCCCTTCGTATGCAACCTGATGGAGTCCCCAAGGATAGATGCCGTTAACAAGGAACTCTTTGAGATCTATGCAAGGGACCAGTGGGAGGGTTTCAGTGCAACTGAGGGTTCCTATCTATTCGACCAGAAACTGCTCCCTGACTATGCATTCAAGATAATAAGGGCCCACCCCGACGGTTCAAAGATAACCAGGAACACCTCCATTATACTGCTGGAGAACGAGAGGGAGGAGTTCCATGAGGTGAAAAGTGACATCACCATGGATGATGTTATCGGTCAGGAGGACGCCAAGATAAAGTGCAGGATAATCATGAGGTACCTTGAGGACCCGGACAGATTCAGGGACTGGGCGCCCAGGAACGTCCTCTTCCATGGAAGCCCCGGCACAGGTAAGACCATGCTTGCAAAGTCCCTTGCAAATGAACTAAGGGTACCCCTCTACCTTATAAAGGCCACAGGACTCATAGGCGAGCATGTGGGTGACGGTGCAAGGCAGATACATGAACTCTATGAACTGGCATCAAAAACTGCCCCATCAGTTATATTCATAGATGAGATGGACGCAATTGGCCTCGACCGGAGATTCCAGTCCCTCCGTGGGGACGTCTCAGAGGTGGTTAACGCACTCCTAACCGAGATGGATGGTATAAATCAGAACTGGGGTGTTGTAACCATAGGCGCGACCAATAACCCTGAACTTCTTGATAATGCAATAAGAAGCCGTTTTGAGGAGGAAATAGAGTTCAAGTTACCCGGGGATGATGAGAGGCGGATGATGCTTGAAAAATACATTGAGACCATGCCCCTGGATGTGGATTTCTCCCTGGATAAACTTGTTAAACTGACAAAGGGAATGTCCGGAAGGGACATAAAGGAGAGGGTGCTTAAAACAGCCCTCCACAGGGCACTGGCAGATGACAGTCCCCGTGTGGAGCGTGAACACATAGAATATGCTCTTAAAGAGCGTGGTCTAAAAGGCGAACCCAGGCACATGTTCGCCTAA
- a CDS encoding deoxyribonuclease IV — translation MIRVGPAGNPVGYRGSTVSVFRKIRAMGLDAYEYQATYGLRLKKENALKIGENSRKNDVLVSMHGPYYINLSSSKEETIEKSIDRLFDCAVAGEWMGAYRIVFHPGFYGDLGMRRAFEICRKSLGELISRLESAGIRDFTLAPETTGKKSQVGSLEEVIRFSEEFDNVMPTVDFAHIHARGGGCIGGASDYRRILEEIEGRLGCEHLHCHFTGIEYTDAGERRHHTLSEGFGPPVEPLLEVLVDGGWDATIISETPRKDEDARRIKALLEGYLSR, via the coding sequence TTGATAAGGGTTGGTCCTGCAGGTAACCCGGTTGGTTACCGTGGCAGTACAGTCAGTGTTTTCAGGAAGATCAGGGCCATGGGACTTGACGCCTATGAGTACCAGGCTACCTATGGCCTCAGGTTGAAGAAGGAAAATGCCCTTAAGATTGGTGAAAATTCAAGGAAGAACGATGTACTTGTCTCAATGCACGGCCCCTACTATATAAACCTTTCATCATCCAAGGAGGAGACAATAGAGAAATCAATTGACCGGCTCTTTGACTGTGCGGTTGCAGGGGAGTGGATGGGCGCCTACCGTATTGTGTTCCACCCCGGCTTTTATGGTGACCTTGGGATGAGAAGGGCTTTTGAAATCTGCAGGAAGTCACTCGGGGAACTCATCTCAAGACTAGAAAGTGCAGGTATCAGGGACTTCACCCTTGCACCTGAGACCACCGGCAAGAAGTCACAGGTGGGAAGTCTAGAGGAGGTTATAAGATTCTCAGAGGAATTTGATAACGTCATGCCCACCGTGGACTTTGCACATATACATGCAAGGGGCGGTGGGTGCATAGGGGGCGCCAGTGATTACAGGAGGATACTTGAGGAGATTGAGGGGAGACTCGGATGCGAGCACCTCCACTGCCACTTCACAGGGATAGAGTACACAGATGCAGGAGAGAGAAGGCACCACACCCTATCCGAAGGCTTTGGCCCTCCAGTTGAGCCCCTCCTTGAGGTGCTGGTTGATGGAGGCTGGGATGCCACCATAATCTCCGAGACACCCAGAAAGGATGAGGATGCAAGGAGGATAAAGGCCCTCCTTGAGGGGTACCTCAGCAGATGA
- a CDS encoding phosphorylating glyceraldehyde-3-phosphate dehydrogenase translates to MISVAINGYGTIGKRVADAVAAQDDMKVVGVSKTKPDFEARVAIEKGYELYVSIPEREKLFDDAGIPVSGTVEDMLEEADIVVDATPEGIGAKNLELYREKGIKAIFQGGEKYDAIGLSFNSFTNYDESLGADYTRVVSCNTTGLCRTLKPIDDLCGIKKVRAVMVRRGADPVQVKKGPINAIVPNPPTVPSHHGPDLKTVMKGVSIHTVALLVPTTLMHQHNIMVELENPVDADEIKAKLDETTRVMLVRASEGLASTAEIMEYAKELGRSRNDLFEIPVWEESINVVEGELFYMQAVHQESDAVPESVDAIRALLELEEDNMKSIMKTNRAMGIL, encoded by the coding sequence ATGATATCTGTAGCCATTAACGGATATGGTACAATAGGAAAGAGAGTCGCCGACGCTGTGGCTGCCCAGGACGACATGAAGGTCGTTGGTGTCAGCAAAACAAAACCTGATTTTGAGGCGAGGGTTGCAATTGAAAAGGGCTATGAACTCTATGTAAGCATCCCTGAACGTGAAAAGCTCTTTGATGATGCTGGAATCCCTGTGAGCGGTACCGTGGAGGACATGCTGGAGGAAGCAGACATCGTGGTTGATGCAACACCCGAGGGCATCGGTGCCAAGAACCTTGAACTGTACCGTGAAAAGGGAATAAAGGCCATATTCCAGGGTGGTGAAAAGTACGATGCCATTGGACTCTCATTCAACTCATTCACAAACTACGACGAGTCACTGGGGGCCGACTACACAAGGGTCGTTTCGTGCAACACCACCGGCCTCTGCAGGACCCTGAAACCAATAGATGATCTCTGCGGGATAAAAAAGGTGAGGGCAGTGATGGTCAGAAGGGGTGCCGACCCTGTACAGGTGAAAAAGGGTCCAATAAACGCCATTGTACCGAACCCCCCGACGGTCCCATCACACCACGGACCTGACCTCAAAACCGTCATGAAGGGTGTCAGCATCCACACCGTTGCACTCCTGGTCCCCACAACACTCATGCACCAGCACAACATAATGGTGGAACTGGAGAACCCTGTGGACGCCGATGAGATAAAGGCGAAACTAGACGAGACCACCAGGGTCATGCTTGTGAGGGCCTCAGAGGGCCTTGCATCAACCGCAGAGATAATGGAGTACGCCAAGGAACTCGGAAGGTCAAGGAATGACCTCTTCGAGATACCTGTCTGGGAGGAGTCCATAAACGTGGTTGAAGGGGAACTCTTCTACATGCAGGCGGTCCACCAGGAATCCGATGCCGTCCCCGAGAGTGTGGATGCAATAAGGGCCCTCCTTGAACTTGAAGAGGACAACATGAAGTCCATAATGAAGACCAACAGGGCCATGGGCATACTCTAA
- a CDS encoding DNA topoisomerase IV subunit A, with translation MNRREIAINKLKSLGDVILDDVARGKIPRIKVPSRGTSNIIYDEEKRHYILGDRYGTRSMGNVKQIKKIGQMLYTANFCKDLVAREKTATLRELYYISEGWEVDFADQQESNIVGEDLEVTLGMTREELGLMPEEDGASVYGALTVREGDIEINALRSGKSGYNISPTIDEVEFVDHDVERVIAVETMGMFHRLVQEKAYKKFDALIVGLKGQAARATRRFIKRVNEELNLPVYICNDGDPWGFHIAMVIISGSAKLAHVNHQLATPDAKFLGVTASDIINYDLPTDPLKDIDVVRLKELLNDPRYRDEFWKTEIKKMLKIGKKAEQQSFSKYGLEYVVDTYLPEKLEAVENQ, from the coding sequence ATGAATAGAAGGGAAATAGCAATTAACAAACTTAAAAGTCTTGGTGATGTTATACTCGACGATGTGGCCCGTGGGAAGATCCCCAGGATAAAGGTCCCATCAAGGGGTACATCCAACATAATCTACGATGAAGAGAAGAGGCACTACATCCTGGGTGACCGCTACGGTACACGTTCAATGGGTAATGTGAAGCAGATAAAGAAGATAGGTCAGATGCTATACACCGCAAATTTCTGCAAGGACCTGGTGGCCAGGGAGAAAACCGCAACCCTCAGGGAGCTCTACTACATCTCAGAGGGCTGGGAGGTGGACTTTGCAGACCAGCAGGAATCCAACATCGTTGGGGAGGACCTTGAGGTTACCCTTGGGATGACCAGGGAGGAGCTGGGCCTCATGCCCGAGGAGGACGGCGCATCCGTTTACGGTGCCCTGACGGTCCGTGAGGGTGATATAGAGATAAACGCCCTCAGATCCGGCAAATCCGGTTACAACATATCACCCACCATAGATGAGGTTGAATTCGTGGATCATGATGTTGAACGTGTCATCGCAGTTGAGACAATGGGTATGTTCCACCGTCTAGTGCAGGAGAAGGCCTACAAGAAGTTCGACGCCCTCATCGTGGGGCTGAAGGGTCAGGCTGCAAGGGCAACCAGGAGGTTCATAAAGAGGGTGAACGAAGAACTGAACCTTCCAGTGTACATCTGTAACGACGGAGACCCATGGGGATTCCACATCGCCATGGTCATAATCTCAGGGAGTGCGAAGCTCGCCCATGTGAACCACCAGCTTGCAACCCCCGATGCAAAGTTCCTGGGGGTCACGGCAAGTGACATAATAAACTATGACCTCCCCACAGATCCCCTCAAGGACATCGATGTGGTGAGGCTCAAGGAACTCCTGAACGATCCAAGATACAGGGATGAGTTCTGGAAGACCGAAATAAAGAAGATGCTGAAGATCGGTAAGAAGGCAGAACAGCAGTCCTTCTCCAAGTACGGTCTTGAGTACGTGGTTGACACGTATCTGCCAGAGAAACTTGAAGCCGTGGAGAACCAGTAA
- the top6B gene encoding DNA topoisomerase VI subunit B yields MARQALDLFDEGFQELTPSEFFRKNKQMLGFTGKIRSLTIVFHELITNSFDAAEEAGILPEIKIDLKRIGKDHYILRHQDNGPGIPEKYIPKVFCTMFAGSKFRNIQSRGQQGLGCSGCVLLSQMTTGKPIKVISGTRENGELKGVKMTLKMDVKKNQGLILEKEEVEVEDTGVCIELHFKDVSYSLSEQGAYEYIRRTMIANPHAKIIFNDPTGNRYVFNRASDVIPPMPKEVLPHPWGVTADDLIFMAKHTDKRRFRSMLTSNLSRMSSKKIKELEELTGIDLNKRPKDMKWEEAEKIVEAFKKMKFMSPPTSGLIPIGEEQIEKGMREILQPEFTATVTRKPKTYRGGIAFVVEAGIAYGGNSGRMVGDQRKAEIMRFANRVPLTFDAGSCAITEGVKSLDWRRYGIRDLENMPLTIFVNIVSTNVPYLSTGKQSVAPEPEILHEIRQATMIAARKLYKYLRKKKAAKEEAERAKVFETYVPVIIKQAALLAEREAPDYRELLDTVTRRAKLEILGESLDE; encoded by the coding sequence TTGGCTAGGCAAGCTTTGGATCTCTTTGACGAAGGATTCCAGGAACTCACCCCATCAGAATTCTTCAGGAAAAACAAGCAGATGCTGGGTTTTACAGGGAAAATAAGGTCACTGACGATAGTTTTTCATGAACTCATAACAAACAGTTTTGACGCCGCAGAGGAGGCAGGCATACTCCCTGAGATCAAAATAGATCTCAAGAGGATTGGTAAGGACCACTACATCCTCAGACACCAGGACAACGGCCCTGGAATACCTGAAAAGTACATCCCAAAGGTATTCTGTACCATGTTCGCCGGGTCCAAGTTCAGGAACATCCAGTCCAGAGGGCAGCAGGGACTCGGATGCAGTGGTTGTGTGCTATTATCACAGATGACCACAGGTAAACCCATAAAGGTCATCTCAGGGACCAGGGAAAATGGCGAACTCAAGGGGGTCAAAATGACCCTCAAGATGGACGTTAAGAAGAACCAGGGCCTCATACTTGAAAAGGAGGAGGTTGAGGTTGAGGACACAGGGGTCTGCATAGAGCTCCACTTCAAGGACGTCTCCTACTCACTCTCAGAGCAGGGGGCCTACGAGTACATAAGGAGGACAATGATAGCCAACCCCCATGCAAAGATAATATTCAATGACCCCACAGGGAACCGCTACGTCTTCAACAGGGCATCAGACGTCATCCCGCCAATGCCAAAGGAGGTCCTCCCACACCCATGGGGTGTCACAGCCGATGATCTCATATTCATGGCAAAGCACACCGACAAGAGACGGTTCAGGAGCATGCTTACGAGCAACCTCTCAAGGATGTCCTCCAAAAAGATCAAGGAACTCGAGGAACTCACAGGAATAGACCTCAACAAACGCCCCAAGGACATGAAATGGGAGGAGGCCGAGAAGATAGTTGAGGCCTTCAAGAAGATGAAGTTCATGTCACCACCAACCTCAGGCCTCATACCCATCGGAGAGGAGCAGATTGAGAAGGGTATGAGGGAGATACTCCAGCCAGAGTTCACCGCCACCGTGACAAGGAAACCCAAAACCTACCGCGGGGGCATAGCCTTTGTGGTTGAGGCGGGTATAGCCTACGGTGGAAACTCCGGCAGAATGGTGGGTGACCAGAGGAAGGCCGAGATAATGAGGTTCGCCAACAGGGTCCCCCTAACATTTGACGCTGGCAGCTGCGCAATAACCGAGGGTGTTAAGAGCCTTGACTGGAGGCGCTACGGCATAAGGGACCTTGAAAATATGCCCCTCACCATATTCGTGAATATTGTATCAACCAACGTCCCATACCTTTCAACAGGTAAGCAGAGCGTGGCACCTGAACCTGAAATACTCCATGAGATCAGGCAGGCCACCATGATAGCTGCAAGAAAACTCTACAAGTACCTGAGGAAGAAGAAGGCCGCCAAGGAGGAGGCCGAAAGGGCGAAAGTATTTGAAACATACGTTCCGGTGATCATAAAGCAGGCGGCTCTCCTGGCGGAGAGGGAGGCGCCTGATTACAGGGAACTCCTGGACACAGTTACAAGAAGGGCAAAACTCGAAATTCTGGGGGAATCACTCGATGAATAG
- a CDS encoding KH domain-containing protein has translation MPTEEYLKIPRERVGVLIGKNGEVKEQIERLTQTDLEIDSETGAVTLIPQDELDDPLSPWKARNIVRAIGRGFNPEVALRLLDDDVALDIIKITDYVGKSKKAIARQKGRVIGRGGITRRIIHDMTGVDISVYGKTVALIGEFEKLSVAREAVEMILNGARHKSVYAFLEKKKQEMKMKEFQEGVKFM, from the coding sequence ATGCCCACCGAGGAATATCTCAAAATACCCCGAGAGAGGGTTGGAGTTCTGATAGGTAAGAATGGTGAGGTCAAGGAACAGATTGAGCGCCTCACCCAGACAGACCTTGAAATTGACAGCGAAACCGGTGCAGTTACACTCATACCCCAGGACGAACTTGACGACCCCCTGTCACCATGGAAGGCCAGGAACATAGTTAGGGCCATAGGACGTGGCTTCAACCCGGAGGTTGCCCTCCGGCTCCTGGATGATGATGTTGCCCTTGACATCATCAAGATAACCGACTATGTCGGTAAATCCAAAAAGGCCATAGCAAGACAGAAGGGCCGTGTAATAGGTCGGGGTGGTATAACCAGACGCATAATCCATGATATGACCGGGGTGGATATATCGGTCTATGGAAAAACCGTTGCACTGATAGGTGAATTTGAAAAGCTCTCGGTTGCAAGGGAAGCAGTTGAAATGATACTTAATGGTGCCAGGCACAAGTCTGTGTACGCATTTCTTGAAAAGAAGAAACAGGAAATGAAAATGAAGGAGTTTCAGGAAGGCGTTAAATTCATGTAA
- a CDS encoding serine protein kinase RIO encodes MDPEETGQAPELRALKSGAVDRVDSDLGRMEAAKRLKGVEDRRVGSEVFDELTLKTLYKLANSGYLAVLNGAVSTGKEANVFKGITDNDEFVAVKIYRVATSDFKKMQYYIQGDPRFRVRTTNRRQLVQAWVNKEFRNLKRAMEAGVRVPEPVVARDNILIMEFIGEDGEPAPTMREVPPEDPERALELIVEYMHRLYTGARLVHGDLSFFNILNHSGEPVIIDVSQAMVLDHPLAMELLERDIKNLARDFKRLGVSVSEDDIRKRIKEPEPPAKTSGKEKN; translated from the coding sequence ATGGATCCTGAAGAAACAGGGCAGGCCCCTGAACTCAGGGCACTTAAATCAGGGGCTGTGGATAGGGTAGACTCTGATCTTGGACGGATGGAGGCCGCCAAGAGGTTGAAGGGTGTTGAGGACCGGAGGGTTGGAAGTGAGGTCTTTGATGAACTTACCCTCAAAACACTCTACAAGCTTGCCAATTCAGGTTACCTTGCGGTGCTCAATGGTGCTGTGAGCACGGGTAAGGAGGCGAATGTCTTCAAAGGTATAACCGATAACGATGAATTTGTTGCTGTCAAGATTTACCGTGTCGCCACATCTGACTTCAAGAAGATGCAGTACTACATACAGGGTGACCCAAGATTCAGGGTGAGAACAACCAACAGACGCCAGCTTGTCCAGGCATGGGTTAACAAGGAGTTTCGAAATCTTAAGAGGGCCATGGAGGCGGGTGTCCGTGTGCCTGAACCAGTGGTTGCAAGGGACAACATCCTCATAATGGAGTTCATAGGTGAGGATGGTGAACCGGCCCCCACCATGAGGGAGGTTCCACCTGAGGATCCTGAGAGGGCCCTTGAGTTAATAGTTGAGTACATGCACCGCCTTTACACGGGTGCAAGGCTTGTGCATGGGGATCTATCCTTCTTCAACATACTGAACCATTCAGGAGAACCAGTTATAATCGATGTATCCCAGGCAATGGTCCTTGACCACCCCCTGGCCATGGAACTCCTTGAAAGGGATATAAAGAACCTGGCCCGTGACTTCAAGAGGCTGGGGGTCAGTGTAAGTGAGGATGATATAAGGAAAAGAATTAAAGAACCAGAACCCCCTGCAAAAACCAGCGGCAAGGAAAAGAATTAA
- the eif1A gene encoding translation initiation factor eIF-1A: MSRGHQTQEVRRVRTPRKGEIPGVVEQIMGHGKLKVRCADGHIRLGRIPGKMKKRIWIREGDVVLVKPWEFQSEEKADIVWRYTRTESNWLERKGYLKL; this comes from the coding sequence TTGAGTAGAGGACATCAGACACAGGAAGTTAGGCGTGTGAGGACGCCCAGGAAGGGAGAGATACCTGGAGTTGTTGAGCAGATAATGGGGCACGGGAAGCTCAAGGTGAGGTGTGCCGATGGCCATATAAGGCTCGGCAGGATCCCTGGCAAGATGAAGAAGAGGATATGGATCCGTGAGGGTGACGTTGTACTTGTGAAGCCATGGGAGTTCCAGAGCGAGGAGAAGGCCGATATAGTGTGGAGGTACACCCGTACAGAGTCCAACTGGCTTGAGAGGAAGGGCTACCTCAAACTCTGA
- the glp gene encoding gephyrin-like molybdotransferase Glp, whose translation MGVEFLDIIDLDDARRIMADLFRELYSRGSETVDMDDALGRVLAEDVESPIDLPPFDRASRDGYAVVASDTFGASDEKPVMLRCIETVEAGSMPSRRVESGSCTRISTGAPVPEGADAVVMVEYTEVSGGDVYIQRPAYPSQHIAAAGSDIEAGSVLVEGGKVLSPDKIAALSAAGVTSVRVISKPSVHVISTGNELIEPSGKLEPAKIFDSNSLGISAALRDAGCSVSRGGIVRDDYGELRRALIEGLGKADLVITSGGTSAGAGDVLADVLGDLGRVIIHGISMKPGKPTIVGVVDGKMVVGLPGFPVAALLVFRSLVEPFLRELSGIKAPEGSVKTLKLAERFHSSRGRVQYALVRVDGQYARPIFRDSGAIAALAGADGYIEVPKNVEILNEGEEVEVVLFENR comes from the coding sequence ATGGGAGTCGAATTTCTTGATATAATCGATCTGGACGATGCAAGGAGGATAATGGCTGATCTCTTCAGGGAACTCTACAGCAGAGGTTCAGAAACCGTTGATATGGATGATGCCCTTGGGAGGGTACTTGCAGAGGATGTTGAAAGTCCCATCGACCTGCCACCATTTGACAGGGCATCCCGGGATGGGTATGCAGTGGTGGCCTCAGATACCTTCGGGGCAAGCGATGAGAAACCTGTGATGCTCAGGTGCATCGAGACGGTTGAGGCAGGTTCTATGCCATCAAGGAGGGTTGAAAGCGGTTCATGCACCAGGATAAGTACGGGGGCTCCGGTACCTGAGGGTGCCGATGCAGTTGTCATGGTTGAGTACACTGAGGTTAGTGGGGGGGATGTCTACATCCAGAGGCCAGCATACCCATCGCAGCATATAGCGGCGGCGGGATCTGATATTGAAGCGGGCAGTGTACTTGTGGAGGGAGGAAAGGTTCTCTCACCCGACAAGATCGCAGCGCTTTCAGCTGCAGGGGTCACCTCGGTGAGGGTTATATCGAAACCCTCGGTACATGTCATATCAACGGGTAATGAGCTCATTGAACCATCAGGAAAACTTGAACCGGCAAAGATATTTGATTCAAATTCTCTGGGAATATCAGCGGCCCTGAGGGATGCCGGGTGCAGTGTCAGCCGTGGAGGTATAGTTAGGGATGATTACGGTGAACTCAGAAGGGCCCTCATTGAGGGGCTGGGTAAAGCGGACCTCGTCATAACCTCAGGCGGCACCTCGGCGGGGGCAGGCGATGTCCTGGCGGATGTGCTTGGGGATCTCGGGCGTGTTATCATTCATGGCATCTCCATGAAGCCGGGTAAGCCCACCATAGTGGGTGTCGTTGATGGTAAGATGGTGGTGGGACTTCCTGGTTTCCCGGTCGCAGCCCTTCTGGTTTTCAGGTCACTTGTAGAACCATTCCTCAGGGAACTATCGGGAATAAAAGCTCCTGAGGGTTCTGTGAAGACACTTAAACTTGCCGAGAGGTTCCACTCATCAAGGGGCAGGGTCCAGTATGCCCTTGTGAGGGTTGATGGCCAGTATGCAAGGCCCATATTCAGGGATTCAGGTGCAATAGCAGCCCTTGCAGGGGCCGATGGATACATTGAGGTGCCAAAGAACGTTGAGATACTCAATGAGGGAGAGGAGGTTGAGGTTGTTCTCTTTGAGAACCGTTGA